One region of Salvelinus sp. IW2-2015 linkage group LG6.1, ASM291031v2, whole genome shotgun sequence genomic DNA includes:
- the LOC111965089 gene encoding LOW QUALITY PROTEIN: elongator complex protein 6-like (The sequence of the model RefSeq protein was modified relative to this genomic sequence to represent the inferred CDS: inserted 2 bases in 1 codon), which translates to MFAELNSILNTSPDNFKAXEFILVSDKQTDASFLIHHFLSFYLRVGCKVCFLGLVQSFSHYSAISQRLGVSLAQAREKGQLVFIEGLKESLGVLLQGESSKGTRAVDFLRYPSSGLQGLYDFVRDNVRLAVGGGGEEWGPPVLLVDDLSVVLSLGVSVGAALDFSHYCRATVCSELQGSMVMLVRCEAEEEESDDECSXWLLRGLIHQCSLTLQVQGLPTGYCRDIHGQVRWITLSVWKRGQCDRRPTQKKLFQYKVHDKGASFFARGTSSAVL; encoded by the exons ATGTTTGCAGAGCTCAACAGTATTCTCAATACTAGTCCCGACAACTTCAAGGCG KGAGAGTTTATCTTGGTGTCTGACAAACAGACAGACGCGTCCTTCCTCATTCACCATTTCCTCTCCTTTTATTTACGAG TGGGCTGTAAGGTGTGTTTCCTGGGTCTTGTGCAGTCCTTCAGTCACTACAGTGCAATTAGTCAACGGTTG GGTGTGAGTTTGGCCCAGGCAAGGGAGAAAGGGCAGCTGGTGTTCATAGAGGGACTAAAGGAATCCTTGGGGGTACTGCTTCAGGGGGAGTCCAGCAAAGGAACCCGGGCAGTGGACTTCCTCAGGTAC CCCAGTTCTGGCCTGCAGGGTCTATATGACTTTGTGCGGGACAATGTAAGGTTAGCAGTAGGGGGAGGTGGTGAGGAGTGGGGTCCCCCTGTGCTCCTGGTGGATGACCTCAGTGTGGTCCTGAGTCTGGGGGTCAGTGTTGGGGCAGCGCTGGACTTCAGTCATTACTGCAGAGCCACTGTCTGCTCCGAGCTGCAG GGCAGCATGGTGATGTTGGTGCGATGTGaggcagaagaagaggagagtgaTGATGAATGCTC GTGGCTCCTGAGGGGCCTTATACACCAGTGCAGCCTCACACTCCAAGTACAGGGTCTCCCCACCGGCTACTGCAGGGACATCCACGGACAAGTCAGATGGATTACATTATCTGT gtggaAGCGAGGACAATGTGACAGGCGGCCGACCCAGAAGAAACTCTTCCAATACAAGGTCCACGACAAGGGGGCTTCCTTTTTCGCCAGGGGGACATCCAGTGCAGTCCTTTAA